A genome region from Salvia splendens isolate huo1 chromosome 19, SspV2, whole genome shotgun sequence includes the following:
- the LOC121778445 gene encoding uncharacterized protein LOC121778445 isoform X2, with product MKLRDRQDKVERLLTFYKSSKGSPFQESGTHVRGNVNVLGAFFVLDDVDEHKYDAIQRSAFRNGIDARLRFETGVREKDKLVAEFSANGKGQCDMLGGSLSLAKILYAAHFSDWFSAVAIPMGAQCGDVAFPTSTHQERGVTSYSDSGPPFLYQHSGSAIGIAMTKMNILASMAQFVSNFSMQDNADGLGCSLSTFGQIVWDVSRNTKLSLLGVHRESRPSGQNINLGALAFPLSIFRHHRLSDTSAQEEDLPRRNSNGSIALMFNSEIEDSTRIGGWIETKNSYPGHLQWAVTMSDTPEEELGWGLILGGTLQGPKRLEHFQMETFLNMNFGKRFTLRPGLVYVKDGVTQFPALTIHSSWSL from the exons ATGAAACTCAGGGATAGGCAAGACAAGGTAGAAAGGCTACTAACTTTCTACAAATCTTCCAAGGGAAGTCCATTCCAGGAATCCGGCACTCATGTGAGGGGGAATGTGAATGTACTAGGGGCATTCTTCGTTTTGGATGATGTTGACGAGCATAAATACGATGCCATTCAAAGATCTGCTTTTAGAAATGGTATTGATGCTAGGCTGAGATTTGAAACTGGTGTAAGGGAGAAAGATAAACTTGTAGCAGAATTTTCTGCCAATGGCAAAGGTCAATGTGATATGCTGGGCGGTTCACTTTCGCTTGCAAAAATTCTCTATGCTGCACATTTTAGTGATTGGTTCTCTGCCGTTGCAATACCAATGGGCGCGCAATGTGGAGATGTTGCATTCCCAACAAGTACTCATCAA GAAAGAGGAGTAACTAGCTATTCTGATAGTGGACCTCCATTTCTGTATCAGCATAGTGGCAGCGCGATTGGTATAGCCATGACAAAAATGAACATTCTTGCGTCCATGGCGCAGTTTGTATCCAATTTTTCCATGCAGGATAATGCAGATGGATTGGGGTGTTCCTTGAGCACGTTTGGACAGATTGTCTGGGATGTCTCTAGAAACACGAAGCTCTCACTTTTGGGTGTGCACAGAGAGTCCAGGCCATCAGGTCAAAATATCAACCTTGGAGCATTGGCATTCCCCCTCAGCATATTTAGACATCACAGACTTTCAGATACCTCTGCACAGGAGGAAGATCTACCAAGACGTAACTCTAATGGCTCCATTGCTCTGATGTTTAACTCAGAAATTGAGGACAGTACAAGGATCGGCGGCTGGATAGAGACCAAAAACTCCTACCCCGGACACCTGCAGTGGGCTGTGACAATGTCTGATACTCCAGAAGAAGAGCTCGGATGGGGTTTGATCTTGGGCGGGACATTGCAAGGTCCAAAACGGTTGGAGCATTTTCAGATGGAGACATTCTTGAACATGAATTTTGGGAAAAGATTTACACTGCGACCGGGTCTTGTATATGTGAAGGATGGAGTAACCCAGTTCCCGGCCCTAACGATCCATTCCAGCTGGTCCCTATAA
- the LOC121778164 gene encoding U-box domain-containing protein 35-like yields MWPPTSNSADKMVPVTTRLVAVAIDKDRGSQIALKWATDNLLVKGQTVILVHVRFKQSGSPLSSPWPNQASDGGEEIDDDPQLKELFLPLRVLCTRKDILRHEVVLDEADVTKALIEFTRQNAIDMLVLGATNKGNIFRFKAKDVPGTVLKNAPDFCTIYVIHKGKISSTRASSRPPPSSQLRNQILLQASIKHNNAVEQNSLHSNTTSRSSFSANSRYGSEPSPRSNRLSDATFKSPFASRRGPNGSAYDISPPDTDISFVSSRRSVDVFPTSIDFLDGPTPPRLSGISDVDYQGFDSWNLGRKSVDVLSPIDFSSASPENDKGFAPQNMDDVEAEMRRLKQELKQTMDMYSSACKEALTAREKAKELQRWKMDEQRRLEEARIAEETALALAEKEKAKSKAALEHAEAAQRIAELEAQKRITAEMRALKETEEKGRSIQADCRYRRYTIEEIEVATEYFAQSRKIGEGGYGPVYKCYLDHTPCAVKVLRPDATHGRSQFNQEVEILSCIRHPNMVLLLGACPEYGCLVYEYMSNGSLEDRLFQRGKTPPMSWQHRFRIAAEIGTGLLFLHQTKPEPLVHRDLKPANILLDRNYVSKISDVGLARLVPPSVADNVTQYRMTSTAGTFCYIDPEYQQTGMLGVKSDIYSLGIIFLQILTSKPPMGLSHHVGRAVDQGTFAEMLDPSVPDWPYEEALSLAKISLRCAELRRKDRPDLGKEVLPELNKLRDLAED; encoded by the exons ATGTGGCCTCCGACGTCGAATTCTGCAGATAAGATGGTTCCGGTGACGACGCGGCTCGTTGCTGTGGCCATCGACAAGGACAGAGGCAGCCAAATCGCCCTCAAATGGGCTACCGACAACCTCCTTGTCAAAGGCCAGACCGTTATTTTGGTCCACGTCCGATTCAAACAATCCGGATCCCCTTTGTCCTCCCCAT GGCCTAACCAAGCCTCTGATGGCGGCGAAGAAATCGACGACGATCCACAGTTGAAAGAGCTCTTCCTTCCTCTCCGTGTCCTCTGCACGCGAAAAGAT ATACTGCGCCACGAGGTTGTGTTGGACGAAGCAGACGTCACGAAAGCTCTCATCGAATTCACGAGGCAGAACGCAATCGACATGCTTGTTCTTGGCGCCACAAATAAAGGAAACATCTTCAG ATTTAAGGCCAAAGATGTCCCTGGAACTGTACTAAAAAATGCACCAGATTTCTGCACGATTTACGTGATCCACAAGGGGAAGATCTCGTCCACGAGAGCCTCCTCTCGTCCGCCTCCTTCCAGCCAACTTCGGAACCAGATATTGCTTCAAGCCAGCATCAAACACAACAACGCGGTCGAGCAGAATTCTTTGCATTCAAACACCACTTCTAGAA GTTCCTTTTCAGCAAACTCACGCTACGGATCTGAGCCATCTCCGCGCTCAAACAGGCTAAGTGACGCCACCTTCAA GTCTCCATTCGCTTCGCGTAGAGGTCCGAACGGGAGCGCTTATGACATCTCTCCACCGGATACTGATATTTCGTTTGTCAGCTCAAGGAGAAGTGTGGATGTGTTCCCTACTTCCATTGACTTCCTTGATGGCCCAACGCCTCCTCGCCTCTCAGGAATCTCCGATGTGGATTATCAAGGCTTTGACTCTTGGAACCTCGGACGCAAATCAGTAGACGTTTTGTCGCCAATAGACTTCTCCTCTGCTTCACCTGAAAACGACAAAGGCTTCGCTCCACAGAATATG GATGATGTTGAAGCGGAAATGAGACGGTTAAAGCAGGAGCTGAAGCAAACAATGGATATGTATAGCAGTGCATGCAAAGAGGCTCTCACAGCAAGAGAGAAG GCGAAAGAGCTGCAGCGCTGGAAAATGGACGAACAGAGGAGGTTAGAAGAGGCACGGATTGCTGAAGAAACAGCATTGGCTCTTGCAGAGAAGGAGAAGGCTAAGTCTAAGGCAGCACTCGAGCATGCTGAAGCCGCTCAAAGGATAGCGGAGTTGGAAGCTCAAAAGAGAATCACCGCAGAAATGAGGGCCTTGAAAGAGACCGAAGAAAAGGGTAGGTCTATTCAGGCAGACTGCAGGTATAGAAGGTACACGATCGAGGAGATTGAGGTTGCTACAGAGTATTTTGCACAGTCGAGAAAGATTGGAGAAGGAGGGTACGGCCCAGTTTACAAGTGTTATTTGGATCATACTCCGTGTGCAGTAAAAGTCCTTCGCCCCGATGCAACTCATGGAAGATCACAGTTTAACCAAGAG GTTGAGATTCTGAGCTGCATACGACACCCGAACATGGTCCTGCTTCTAGGCGCCTGTCCGGAGTATGGTTGCCTAGTGTATGAGTATATGTCGAATGGAAGCTTAGAAGACCGTCTATTTCAGCGTGGCAAGACTCCACCCATGTCTTGGCAGCATAGGTTCCGGATCGCTGCTGAGATTGGGACTGGCTTGCTTTTCCTCCACCAAACCAAACCCGAGCCCCTGGTGCACCGTGACCTGAAGCCTGCCAACATCCTACTTGACCGCAACTACGTCAGCAAGATCAGTGATGTCGGCCTGGCCAGGCTCGTCCCTCCATCCGTGGCTGACAATGTCACTCAATATCGAATGACATCCACAGCCGGGACCTTCTGCTACATTGATCCCGAGTATCAGCAAACGGGTATGCTTGGTGTGAAATCTGATATATACTCGCTAGGAATCATTTTTCTACAGATCCTCACGTCGAAGCCCCCCATGGGGTTGAGCCACCACGTTGGAAGAGCTGTCGACCAAGGGACCTTTGCTGAGATGCTAGACCCATCTGTACCCGATTGGCCTTATGAAGAGGCCTTGTCTCTTGCGAAGATATCACTCAGGTGTGCTGAACTTAGGCGGAAAGACCGCCCGGATCTTGGGAAAGAAGTGCTCCCCGAACTCAACAAACTTAGAGATCTTGCAGAAGATTAA
- the LOC121778165 gene encoding probable LRR receptor-like serine/threonine-protein kinase At4g31250, whose amino-acid sequence MASSHTHRYFIALLLLSAAFSPTSSDDAKFAKSLIQFKQSLTNAAALDAWRDPAGGVTRLCSRNTPLWSGCLCLHGSLVGLRLEGMGLGGAIDAEALAELPLYTFSVARNNFTGPMPDLGRLTRLRSLYLSDNGFRGEIRGDAFAGMRSVRKVVLAGNYFTGRIPASLVELPRLVDLRLQDNMFGGRLPEFRQANLTANFSNNRLRGSIPAALSGLNATSFYGNLELCGTPLAPCRIKKHFPKMPFIAAALAGAALSAFITLTIVHRRRPKHLKYSKSMDGFPMEDPKPPNKKKKADQRLCFVNHNIERFELDDLLRASAQVLGSGSFGSSYKAALPGRHSYVVRRFRKMNNLSREDFSSHMARLGRLSHPNLVPLVAFHYTKDEKLLITKFIENGSLASHLHGNRGSGRPGLDWATRLRIIKGVARGLAYLYRELPTLSLPHGHLKSSNVLLDSNYQPLVADYALAPVMDKGNAEQLMAAYKSPESAQSEGVTRKTDVWSLGILILEVLTGQFPASYLKQGRGPSSDLATWVGSVVGEEWAAEVLDRDMGGSAVELLKIGMSCCEWDVERRWDMREAVERIQELEE is encoded by the exons ATGGCCTCCTCCCACACTCACCGCTATTTCATAGCGCTCCTTCTCCTCTCCGCCGCATTCTCCCCCACCTCCTCCGACGACGCAAAATTCGCCAAATCCCTAATCCAATTCAAACAGTCCCTCACCAACGCCGCCGCCCTCGACGCCTGGCGCGATCCAGCCGGAGGAGTCACCCGCCTCTGCTCGCGCAACACGCCGCTGTGGAGCGGCTGCCTCTGCCTCCACGGCTCCCTCGTCGGCCTGCGCCTCGAGGGCATGGGCCTCGGCGGCGCAATCGACGCGGAAGCCCTAGCCGAGCTGCCGCTCTACACCTTCAGCGTGGCGCGGAACAACTTCACGGGGCCGATGCCCGATCTGGGGAGGCTGACGAGGCTGAGGAGCCTGTACCTGTCCGACAACGGCTTCCGCGGCGAGATTAGGGGGGATGCGTTTGCGGGGATGAGGAGCGTGAGGAAGGTGGTTTTGGCCGGGAATTACTTCACGGGGAGAATTCCGGCGTCGTTGGTGGAGCTGCCGAGGCTTGTCGATTTGCGGTTGCAGGATAATATGTTCGGAGGGAGGCTGCCGGAGTTCCGCCAGGCTAATTTGACGGCGAATTTCTCGAATAATAGGCTGCGGGGATCGATACCGGCGGCGCTAAGCGGCTTGAATGCTACCTCTTTTTATG GAAATCTGGAGCTATGCGGCACACCCTTGGCCCCATGCAGAATCAAAAAGCATTTCCCCAAAATGCCCTTCATCGCCGCGGCCCTCGCCGGAGCCGCACTCTCGGCCTTCATAACCCTCACCATCGTCCACCGCCGCCGCCCAAAGCATCTCAAGTACTCGAAATCCATGGATGGCTTTCCCATGGAAGACCCAAAACCACCCAACAAGAAGAAAAAAGCAGACCAAAGACTATGCTTCGTCAACCACAACATCGAGCGGTTCGAACTCGACGACCTCCTCCGAGCCTCCGCTCAAGTCTTGGGAAGCGGAAGCTTCGGCTCCTCCTACAAGGCCGCCCTTCCCGGGCGCCACTCCTACGTCGTTAGAAGGTTCCGGAAGATGAACAACCTAAGCAGGGAGGATTTCTCCTCCCACATGGCCAGGCTAGGGCGGCTCTCCCACCCTAACCTCGTGCCCCTCGTCGCCTTCCATTACACGAAGGACGAGAAGCTTCTCATCACGAAGTTCATCGAAAACGGCAGCTTAGCAAGCCACCTCCATG GAAATAGAGGCTCTGGTCGACCGGGTCTGGACTGGGCGACGCGTCTAAGGATCATCAAAGGCGTGGCGAGAGGGTTAGCCTATTTGTACAGAGAGCTCCCAACATTGAGCTTACCTCATGGCCATCTCAAGTCTTCCAATGTTCTACTAGACAGTAACTACCAGCCCCTTGTAGCAGACTACGCGTTGGCACCAGTCATGGACAAGGGCAATGCTGAGCAGCTCATGGCGGCCTACAAGTCGCCTGAGTCCGCGCAGAGCGAGGGGGTGACAAGAAAGACGGATGTGTGGAGCCTCGGGATTCTGATACTCGAGGTGTTGACTGGCCAGTTCCCGGCTAGCTATCTGAAACAGGGGAGGGGGCCTAGCTCAGATTTGGCTACCTGGGTTGGGTCGGTCGTGGGGGAGGAATGGGCGGCTGAGGTGCTCGATAGGGACATGGGCGGCTCAGCAGTCGAGTTGCTGAAAATCGGGATGAGCTGCTGCGAATGGGATGTGGAGAGGAGGTGGGATATGAGGGAGGCAGTGGAGAGAATTCAAGAATTGGAAGAGTGA
- the LOC121778445 gene encoding uncharacterized protein LOC121778445 isoform X1: MEPLTVLVDELKRLATTAHDLAHGLLNSGRRHSPIDILKRLQREAFSDIMKLRDRQDKVERLLTFYKSSKGSPFQESGTHVRGNVNVLGAFFVLDDVDEHKYDAIQRSAFRNGIDARLRFETGVREKDKLVAEFSANGKGQCDMLGGSLSLAKILYAAHFSDWFSAVAIPMGAQCGDVAFPTSTHQERGVTSYSDSGPPFLYQHSGSAIGIAMTKMNILASMAQFVSNFSMQDNADGLGCSLSTFGQIVWDVSRNTKLSLLGVHRESRPSGQNINLGALAFPLSIFRHHRLSDTSAQEEDLPRRNSNGSIALMFNSEIEDSTRIGGWIETKNSYPGHLQWAVTMSDTPEEELGWGLILGGTLQGPKRLEHFQMETFLNMNFGKRFTLRPGLVYVKDGVTQFPALTIHSSWSL; the protein is encoded by the exons ATGGAGCCCCTAACAGTATTAGTGGATGAGCTCAAACGGCTCGCCACAACAGCGCACGACTTGGCTCACGGCCTCCTTAACTCTGGCCGCCGCCATAGCCCG ATTGATATCTTGAAGCGGTTACAACGAGAAGCCTTTTCAGATATCATGAAACTCAGGGATAGGCAAGACAAGGTAGAAAGGCTACTAACTTTCTACAAATCTTCCAAGGGAAGTCCATTCCAGGAATCCGGCACTCATGTGAGGGGGAATGTGAATGTACTAGGGGCATTCTTCGTTTTGGATGATGTTGACGAGCATAAATACGATGCCATTCAAAGATCTGCTTTTAGAAATGGTATTGATGCTAGGCTGAGATTTGAAACTGGTGTAAGGGAGAAAGATAAACTTGTAGCAGAATTTTCTGCCAATGGCAAAGGTCAATGTGATATGCTGGGCGGTTCACTTTCGCTTGCAAAAATTCTCTATGCTGCACATTTTAGTGATTGGTTCTCTGCCGTTGCAATACCAATGGGCGCGCAATGTGGAGATGTTGCATTCCCAACAAGTACTCATCAA GAAAGAGGAGTAACTAGCTATTCTGATAGTGGACCTCCATTTCTGTATCAGCATAGTGGCAGCGCGATTGGTATAGCCATGACAAAAATGAACATTCTTGCGTCCATGGCGCAGTTTGTATCCAATTTTTCCATGCAGGATAATGCAGATGGATTGGGGTGTTCCTTGAGCACGTTTGGACAGATTGTCTGGGATGTCTCTAGAAACACGAAGCTCTCACTTTTGGGTGTGCACAGAGAGTCCAGGCCATCAGGTCAAAATATCAACCTTGGAGCATTGGCATTCCCCCTCAGCATATTTAGACATCACAGACTTTCAGATACCTCTGCACAGGAGGAAGATCTACCAAGACGTAACTCTAATGGCTCCATTGCTCTGATGTTTAACTCAGAAATTGAGGACAGTACAAGGATCGGCGGCTGGATAGAGACCAAAAACTCCTACCCCGGACACCTGCAGTGGGCTGTGACAATGTCTGATACTCCAGAAGAAGAGCTCGGATGGGGTTTGATCTTGGGCGGGACATTGCAAGGTCCAAAACGGTTGGAGCATTTTCAGATGGAGACATTCTTGAACATGAATTTTGGGAAAAGATTTACACTGCGACCGGGTCTTGTATATGTGAAGGATGGAGTAACCCAGTTCCCGGCCCTAACGATCCATTCCAGCTGGTCCCTATAA